A part of Nocardioides sp. WS12 genomic DNA contains:
- a CDS encoding NAD(P)/FAD-dependent oxidoreductase: MSTHIHDAVIVGAGFGGMGAAIQLRRSGYDDLVILEREDDLGGTWHVNRYPGLAVDIPSSTYSYSFEPNPHWTRLFAPGAELKQYAETVADKYDLRRMMRFDTVVEGAHWDEDDSAWSVSIEGGETVRGRFLLTATGFLSQPKNPDIAGINDFAGEVIHTTRWNDDIDLEGKRIGIIGTGATAVQLIPELAKVADHLTVYQRTPIYVSPKMDGPVPGVVRGAFARVPLTQKATRLVSASILELLMVAGVLHFKDLPWANRIGKQVCERHLRSQVKDRELRAKLTPDYDFGCKRPTFSNTYFPTFTQPHVDLETTTIDHVDADGIVTVDGTRADLDVLVLATGFNLWDVNFPAIEIIGREGRNLGKWWRDNRFSAYEGISVPSFPNFFSLNSPYSYSGLSYFTTIETQMAHMARLLKAMKKRDADVFEVSEEANQEFLDRMTGLMGNSVFNAGDCSTARSYYFNQHGEAVLLRPTSTVSAHREAVRFPLEDYAFSTT; the protein is encoded by the coding sequence GTGAGCACCCACATCCATGACGCTGTCATCGTCGGAGCAGGTTTCGGCGGCATGGGAGCCGCCATCCAGCTTCGCCGGAGCGGGTACGACGACCTGGTGATCCTCGAGCGCGAGGATGACCTCGGCGGCACCTGGCACGTCAACCGCTACCCCGGTCTCGCGGTCGACATCCCGTCGTCGACGTACTCCTACTCGTTCGAACCGAACCCGCACTGGACACGGCTGTTCGCGCCCGGGGCCGAGCTCAAGCAGTACGCCGAGACCGTCGCCGACAAGTACGACCTGCGTCGAATGATGCGTTTCGACACGGTCGTCGAAGGCGCCCACTGGGACGAGGACGACTCGGCATGGTCGGTGTCCATCGAGGGTGGCGAGACGGTTCGGGGACGCTTCCTGTTGACGGCCACCGGCTTCCTCTCCCAGCCGAAGAACCCCGACATCGCCGGCATCAATGACTTCGCTGGTGAGGTCATCCACACCACCCGCTGGAACGACGACATCGACCTCGAGGGCAAGCGGATCGGCATCATCGGCACCGGGGCGACCGCTGTCCAGCTGATCCCCGAGCTGGCGAAGGTCGCCGACCACCTCACCGTCTACCAGCGGACCCCGATCTACGTCAGCCCGAAGATGGACGGCCCGGTCCCCGGCGTCGTCCGGGGCGCGTTCGCGAGGGTGCCGCTGACCCAGAAGGCCACCCGCCTCGTCAGCGCCTCGATCCTCGAGCTGCTGATGGTGGCCGGCGTCCTGCACTTCAAGGACCTGCCGTGGGCCAACCGCATCGGGAAGCAGGTGTGCGAACGTCACCTCAGGAGCCAGGTCAAGGACCGTGAGCTCCGCGCGAAACTGACGCCTGACTACGACTTCGGCTGCAAGCGCCCGACGTTCAGCAACACCTACTTCCCGACGTTCACCCAGCCGCACGTCGACCTGGAGACCACGACGATCGACCATGTCGATGCCGACGGGATCGTCACGGTCGACGGCACCCGCGCGGACCTCGACGTGCTGGTCCTGGCCACCGGGTTCAACCTGTGGGACGTGAACTTCCCGGCGATCGAGATCATCGGGCGTGAGGGACGCAACCTCGGCAAGTGGTGGCGGGACAACCGGTTCAGCGCCTATGAGGGCATCTCGGTGCCGAGCTTCCCCAACTTCTTCTCGCTCAACAGCCCGTACTCCTACTCCGGACTGTCGTACTTCACGACGATCGAGACGCAGATGGCGCACATGGCGCGACTACTGAAGGCGATGAAGAAGCGGGACGCCGACGTGTTCGAGGTCTCCGAGGAAGCCAACCAGGAATTCCTCGACCGGATGACCGGATTGATGGGCAACTCGGTGTTCAACGCCGGCGACTGCTCGACCGCGCGCAGCTACTACTTCAACCAGCACGGCGAGGCCGTGCTGCTGCGGCCGACGTCGACCGTGTCCGCGCACCGCGAAGCAGTCCGGTTCCCGCTGGAGGACTACGCCTTCAGTACGACGTGA
- a CDS encoding TetR family transcriptional regulator, with protein MGYRRGEIVDRAIAFLDDVGLDALSMRKLAADLGIQVGALYHHFENKAALYAAVSDEILRRGRRPAEIVAWDAELSLLCFELRDAMRRHRDGAALIAQVHRYDAEVLERPLRAALERGGADAHLARVGARTLVRLTLSHEGDDADDFSLGLGLVLDGLRHRLSSPA; from the coding sequence ATGGGCTATCGCCGTGGAGAAATCGTGGACCGCGCGATCGCGTTCCTCGACGACGTCGGGCTCGACGCGCTCTCCATGCGCAAGCTCGCCGCCGACCTCGGGATCCAGGTGGGGGCGCTCTACCACCACTTCGAGAACAAGGCCGCCCTGTACGCCGCCGTCTCCGACGAAATCCTGCGCCGCGGACGCCGCCCCGCCGAGATCGTCGCGTGGGATGCCGAGTTGAGCCTGCTCTGTTTCGAACTGCGCGACGCCATGCGCCGCCACCGCGACGGCGCCGCCCTCATTGCCCAGGTCCACCGGTACGACGCCGAGGTGCTCGAACGTCCGCTGCGCGCGGCCCTCGAGCGGGGCGGTGCGGACGCTCACCTGGCCCGCGTCGGGGCGCGGACGTTGGTCCGGTTGACCCTCTCCCACGAGGGCGACGACGCCGACGACTTCAGTCTCGGACTGGGCCTGGTCCTCGACGGATTGCGTCACCGGCTCAGCTCGCCCGCGTGA
- a CDS encoding patatin-like phospholipase family protein, producing MGRALVIGCGGTLGFAWTAEVLAELEQQGWDPTTADVLVGTSAGAELVAMLGAGITAGAIASESDPRVRSHLHSPGAPGSLPGMPGLGLPGLGIARAALTGKVDPLAGIAGLLPRGRGNADWLVRLGDALAPGGWVDHPDTWLIAADARTGHRVPLGRADSPATRLSQAIAASWAIPGWFPPVDIGGRPYLDGGTISPTSADLLLPAVEDGRIDEVVIVAPMSNEDGAPARGLQRLERALRKPMTRRVDDEVEALRRAGAHVRRIEPTTADLAAMGANFMDGSRRDHVREVARAQAPDLVTRSLTTPKVAR from the coding sequence ATGGGGCGCGCACTGGTCATTGGTTGCGGAGGCACGCTCGGGTTCGCCTGGACCGCTGAGGTGCTGGCGGAGCTCGAACAACAGGGGTGGGACCCCACGACTGCCGACGTCCTCGTCGGTACGTCGGCGGGTGCCGAACTCGTCGCGATGCTCGGTGCGGGGATCACCGCCGGGGCCATCGCTTCCGAGTCCGATCCGCGCGTGCGTTCGCATCTGCACTCGCCGGGCGCTCCGGGCTCGCTGCCCGGGATGCCTGGCCTGGGTCTTCCCGGACTCGGGATCGCGCGCGCCGCACTGACCGGGAAGGTGGACCCGCTCGCCGGGATCGCCGGCCTGCTGCCCCGCGGCCGCGGAAACGCCGACTGGCTCGTCCGCCTCGGCGACGCCCTCGCTCCCGGCGGCTGGGTCGACCACCCCGACACCTGGCTGATCGCCGCGGACGCCCGCACCGGCCACCGGGTCCCACTCGGCCGCGCCGACTCCCCCGCCACCCGGCTCAGCCAGGCCATCGCGGCCTCCTGGGCGATCCCGGGCTGGTTCCCGCCCGTCGACATCGGCGGCCGTCCGTACCTCGACGGCGGCACCATCTCCCCCACCTCCGCCGACCTGCTCCTCCCTGCCGTCGAGGACGGCCGGATCGACGAGGTCGTCATCGTCGCGCCGATGTCCAACGAAGACGGCGCCCCTGCTCGTGGCCTGCAGCGCCTCGAGCGGGCACTGCGCAAGCCGATGACCCGCCGCGTCGACGACGAAGTCGAGGCGCTTCGCCGCGCAGGTGCCCATGTACGTCGGATCGAACCCACGACCGCGGACCTTGCTGCCATGGGGGCCAACTTCATGGACGGCTCGCGCCGCGACCACGTCCGCGAGGTCGCCCGCGCCCAGGCGCCTGACCTCGTCACCCGTAGCCTCACGACCCCGAAGGTGGCCCGATGA
- the bioB gene encoding biotin synthase BioB, with the protein MSAQFDQLATRILDGGAATEADALAVLQAPDFELMSIVAAAGRLRREHFGNRVKVNYLVNLKSGLCPENCNYCSQSIGSEAPILKYSWLSKDDAIKQAGAGLKGGASRVCMVSSGRGPSNRDIDKVVEMTEALKEEYDGVEVCACLGLLKDGQAERLKAAGVDAYNHNINTAESNHDNIVQTHTYDDRVDTIGKAKSAGLSPCSGLIAGLGETDEQLVEALFALKELGSDSIPVNFLMPFDGTPYENTWELSPTRCVKILAMARFVCPDKEIRIAGGREMHLRTLQATALHVANSIFLGDYLTSEGQDAKSDLEMMRDNGFVILGQENAFNDGTFDDVFNAPSSAAAAHAVATTPCGSATTGCGSSCGGCAAGLSDTAVVEDDHKPVIRQRGAGTEVPANA; encoded by the coding sequence ATGAGCGCGCAGTTCGACCAGTTGGCCACCCGGATCCTCGACGGTGGCGCTGCCACCGAGGCTGACGCGCTCGCCGTACTCCAGGCACCCGACTTCGAGTTGATGTCGATCGTCGCCGCCGCCGGCCGCCTGCGCCGCGAGCACTTCGGCAACCGGGTCAAGGTCAACTACCTGGTCAACCTCAAGTCCGGCCTGTGTCCCGAGAACTGCAACTACTGTTCGCAGTCGATCGGTTCGGAAGCGCCGATCCTCAAGTACTCCTGGCTCTCCAAGGATGACGCGATCAAGCAGGCCGGCGCCGGCCTCAAGGGCGGCGCCTCCCGCGTGTGCATGGTCTCGTCGGGCCGTGGCCCCTCGAACCGCGACATCGACAAGGTCGTCGAGATGACCGAGGCCCTCAAGGAGGAGTACGACGGCGTCGAGGTCTGCGCCTGCCTCGGCCTCCTCAAGGACGGCCAGGCCGAGCGCCTCAAGGCCGCCGGTGTCGACGCCTACAACCACAACATCAACACCGCCGAGTCCAACCACGACAACATCGTCCAGACCCACACGTACGACGACCGCGTGGACACCATCGGCAAGGCGAAGTCCGCCGGCCTGTCGCCGTGCTCGGGCCTGATCGCCGGACTGGGCGAGACCGACGAGCAGCTCGTCGAGGCGCTCTTCGCCCTCAAGGAGCTCGGCTCGGACTCCATCCCGGTGAACTTCCTGATGCCCTTCGACGGCACCCCGTACGAGAACACCTGGGAGCTCTCCCCCACGCGCTGCGTGAAGATCCTCGCCATGGCGCGCTTCGTGTGCCCGGACAAGGAGATCCGCATCGCCGGTGGCCGCGAGATGCACCTGCGCACCCTGCAGGCGACCGCATTGCACGTCGCCAACTCGATCTTCCTCGGCGACTACCTGACCTCCGAAGGCCAGGACGCCAAGTCGGACCTGGAGATGATGCGCGACAACGGCTTCGTCATCCTCGGCCAGGAGAACGCCTTCAACGACGGCACGTTCGACGACGTCTTCAACGCACCTTCCTCCGCTGCTGCGGCGCACGCGGTGGCGACCACGCCGTGTGGTTCGGCCACGACCGGATGCGGTTCGAGCTGCGGTGGCTGCGCGGCCGGGCTCTCGGACACCGCTGTCGTCGAGGACGACCACAAGCCGGTGATCCGCCAGCGCGGCGCCGGCACCGAGGTTCCGGCGAACGCCTGA
- a CDS encoding ATP-binding cassette domain-containing protein, translating to MIEIAGLTKSYGATTVLDGIDLTVGEAQIAAVVGPSGAGKSTLARCINLLERPTSGTIAVNGQDLTRLSRRDLRQARRQIGTVFQSANLLRRLTAAQNVALPMRHAGVSDTEIRSRVADLLDRVGMLHRANHYPSQLSGGQRQRIGIARGLALQPAVLLSDEATSGLDPDTTRSILDLLTELRDDLGVTILVITHEMDVVRAIADIVAQLDHGRIVEQGSVADVVRRSDSPLSRALLPMPPVPADAALRPWSVRYRHEQVSPVWLAKAGRELDTDIAVLAALVEAAGETRVGRLTLGLDPRLDDRRVVEVLGRHGVVAEPVDRAVLRPVPAAADEEGVA from the coding sequence ATGATCGAAATCGCCGGACTGACGAAGTCCTATGGCGCGACGACCGTGCTGGACGGCATCGACCTGACGGTCGGCGAGGCGCAGATCGCCGCCGTTGTCGGGCCGAGTGGTGCCGGCAAGAGCACCCTTGCTCGTTGCATCAACCTCCTCGAGCGACCGACCAGCGGGACCATCGCCGTCAACGGCCAGGACCTCACCCGCCTGTCCCGTCGCGACCTGCGTCAGGCTCGGCGCCAGATCGGAACCGTCTTCCAGTCAGCCAACCTGCTCCGTCGGCTGACCGCGGCCCAGAACGTCGCGCTGCCGATGCGTCATGCCGGTGTGTCCGACACCGAGATCCGTTCGCGTGTGGCCGACCTGCTCGACCGCGTGGGCATGCTGCACCGCGCCAACCACTACCCGTCACAACTCTCCGGCGGCCAGCGGCAGCGGATCGGCATCGCGCGCGGCCTCGCGCTGCAACCGGCAGTCCTGCTCTCGGACGAGGCGACCTCCGGCCTGGACCCCGACACCACGCGGTCGATCCTCGACCTGCTCACCGAACTCCGCGACGACCTCGGCGTCACGATCCTGGTGATCACCCACGAGATGGACGTGGTACGTGCCATCGCCGACATCGTCGCCCAACTCGACCATGGCCGGATCGTCGAGCAGGGCTCGGTCGCCGACGTCGTACGACGAAGCGACTCGCCGCTCTCGAGGGCACTCCTGCCGATGCCGCCCGTCCCCGCCGACGCCGCGCTTCGTCCGTGGAGCGTGCGTTACCGGCACGAGCAGGTCTCGCCCGTGTGGTTGGCGAAGGCCGGTCGCGAACTCGACACCGACATCGCCGTACTCGCCGCGCTGGTCGAGGCTGCGGGGGAGACCCGGGTCGGTCGGCTCACCCTCGGACTCGATCCCCGGCTCGACGACCGCCGAGTGGTCGAGGTGCTGGGTCGCCACGGTGTCGTTGCCGAGCCCGTCGATCGGGCGGTGCTCCGTCCGGTACCGGCCGCTGCCGACGAGGAGGGCGTGGCATGA
- the zwf gene encoding glucose-6-phosphate dehydrogenase: MAMNPVTVVLFGATGDLARRKLLPGLLHLFETGLIPDLQIVGTSLDEHTTESFVAFAHEASTEFSGTDGDMAAWPEFSKRLHWAPGAEGAAGLRAAVEKAEGGATGDRTRLHYLSVPPKAALAVVKTLEDADLVRGSRIIMEKPFGVDLASAKKLNGELHKTFDESQIYRIDHFLGKEAAQNILAFRFANGLFEPIWHRNNIDHIQIDIPEELGLDQRANFYESTGAYKDMVVTHLFQVLAFIALEPPTALTPHAINEEKNKVFRSMLPIDPADVVRGQYQGYRDIKGVAPESETETFIALKCYIDNWRWAGVPFYLRTGKRLAEGARIISIAFKEPPKSMFPKNSGVGEHGPDHLTFDLADKAKMSLSFYGKRPGPGMKLDKLSMQFAMGDTTWAGSVLEAYERLIYDAARGDQTLFTSAEGIERLWEVSEPLLDNPPIVRPYRQGSWGPNQIHQLIAPYAWRLPFERQWRDPNTLGS, from the coding sequence ATGGCGATGAATCCAGTGACGGTCGTGCTGTTCGGCGCGACGGGCGACCTGGCGCGGCGCAAGCTCCTGCCCGGGCTCCTCCATCTGTTCGAGACCGGCCTCATTCCGGACCTGCAGATCGTCGGCACCTCGCTCGACGAGCACACCACCGAGTCCTTCGTCGCGTTCGCCCATGAGGCATCGACGGAGTTCTCCGGTACTGACGGGGACATGGCTGCGTGGCCGGAGTTCTCCAAGCGCCTGCACTGGGCGCCGGGCGCCGAGGGGGCCGCGGGACTGCGCGCCGCCGTCGAGAAGGCGGAGGGTGGCGCCACGGGCGATCGCACCCGGTTGCACTACCTCAGCGTGCCGCCGAAGGCCGCGCTGGCGGTGGTGAAGACCCTCGAGGACGCCGACCTGGTGCGTGGCAGCCGGATCATCATGGAGAAGCCGTTCGGCGTCGACCTGGCCAGTGCGAAGAAGCTCAACGGGGAGCTGCACAAGACGTTCGACGAGTCGCAGATCTATCGGATCGACCACTTCCTCGGGAAGGAAGCGGCGCAGAACATCCTCGCGTTCCGGTTCGCCAACGGGCTCTTCGAGCCGATCTGGCACCGCAACAACATCGACCACATCCAGATCGACATCCCCGAGGAACTCGGGCTCGACCAGCGCGCGAACTTCTACGAGTCGACCGGCGCCTACAAGGACATGGTGGTCACCCACCTGTTCCAGGTGCTGGCGTTCATCGCGCTCGAGCCGCCGACGGCGCTCACGCCGCACGCGATCAACGAGGAGAAGAACAAGGTCTTCCGGTCGATGTTGCCGATCGACCCGGCGGACGTCGTACGCGGTCAGTACCAGGGGTACCGCGACATCAAGGGCGTCGCGCCCGAGTCGGAGACCGAGACCTTCATCGCGCTCAAGTGCTACATCGACAACTGGCGCTGGGCCGGCGTTCCGTTCTACTTGCGCACCGGGAAGCGGCTGGCCGAGGGGGCGCGGATCATCTCCATCGCCTTCAAGGAGCCGCCGAAGTCGATGTTCCCGAAGAACTCCGGCGTCGGCGAGCACGGCCCCGACCACCTGACCTTCGACCTCGCGGACAAGGCGAAGATGTCGCTGTCGTTCTACGGCAAGCGCCCCGGGCCGGGGATGAAGCTCGACAAGCTCTCGATGCAGTTCGCGATGGGCGACACCACGTGGGCCGGCTCCGTCCTGGAGGCCTACGAGCGCCTGATCTACGACGCCGCGCGCGGCGACCAGACGCTGTTCACCTCCGCAGAGGGCATCGAACGGTTGTGGGAGGTCTCCGAGCCGCTGCTCGACAACCCGCCGATCGTCCGGCCCTACCGCCAGGGCAGTTGGGGACCGAACCAGATCCACCAGCTCATCGCGCCGTACGCCTGGCGCCTGCCGTTCGAGCGGCAGTGGCGCGACCCGAACACCCTGGGAAGTTGA
- a CDS encoding SDR family oxidoreductase, protein MKRAVLSLSKGPTHIDLKDAHVVVTGGARGIGRATVEAFLARGARVSFGDLDLDVAKATAQATGASAHLLDVADASSYNAFVTGAEAEYGPVDVLVNNAGVMPNGAFLDQSVAVDRLTMEVNVFGVLNGMRRVLPGMTERRRGHVVNVASLAGKFPIPGLAVYNASKYAVVGLTAATRLEMAPYGVTLTAVLPSAVDTDLASGVDMKPIPKVTPARIASAVVDSVNNRAAEIAVPRYVGALSVGSQLVPVPVLDRIRRVVRDDRALHPDDTARAAYTARLDAAAATTDRSHP, encoded by the coding sequence ATGAAGCGCGCCGTCCTGAGCCTGTCGAAGGGCCCCACGCATATCGACCTCAAGGACGCCCATGTCGTCGTCACCGGCGGCGCCCGCGGCATCGGCCGCGCGACCGTCGAGGCCTTCCTCGCAAGGGGTGCCCGCGTGTCCTTCGGCGACCTCGACCTCGACGTCGCGAAGGCAACCGCACAGGCGACCGGCGCTTCGGCCCACCTCCTGGACGTGGCCGACGCGTCGTCGTACAACGCCTTCGTGACGGGCGCCGAGGCCGAGTACGGCCCGGTCGACGTCCTGGTCAACAACGCCGGCGTGATGCCCAACGGCGCCTTCCTCGACCAGAGCGTTGCCGTGGACCGACTGACCATGGAGGTCAACGTGTTCGGCGTCCTGAACGGCATGCGCCGGGTGCTGCCCGGCATGACCGAGCGGCGCCGCGGCCACGTCGTCAACGTCGCCTCGCTCGCGGGCAAGTTCCCCATCCCGGGGCTCGCGGTCTACAACGCGAGCAAGTACGCCGTCGTCGGACTGACCGCCGCCACCCGGCTGGAGATGGCGCCGTACGGCGTCACCCTCACCGCCGTCCTCCCCTCGGCCGTCGACACCGACCTCGCGTCGGGCGTCGACATGAAGCCGATCCCGAAGGTCACCCCGGCCCGGATCGCCAGCGCCGTCGTCGACTCCGTCAACAACCGCGCGGCCGAGATCGCGGTGCCCCGTTACGTCGGGGCCCTCTCAGTCGGCAGCCAGCTCGTACCCGTACCGGTCCTCGACCGCATCCGCCGGGTCGTGCGCGACGACCGCGCTTTGCACCCCGATGACACCGCCCGCGCCGCCTACACCGCCCGCCTCGACGCGGCAGCCGCCACCACCGATCGGAGCCACCCGTGA
- a CDS encoding TetR/AcrR family transcriptional regulator, with protein sequence MTAEVETSESTAVRPPSRLELRKAQTRREIIDAAFTCFAEQGYHPTGIADIAARIGIGHGTFYRYFENKRDIVEHVINDLIERIVETLGAENAPDAVDTLEDYRAQSARIGEGLARIFSQDPRVPQLLLSAAGIDDAMREKMLDLFDLTTPLTAAYLVHGVEGGYLRSDLDVEPTAQAINGMILGSVLAALRDPTPERQARLSAAIRAVMYDGISAR encoded by the coding sequence ATGACGGCCGAGGTGGAGACCAGCGAATCAACCGCTGTGCGTCCGCCTTCGCGGCTCGAGTTGCGCAAGGCGCAGACGCGGCGCGAGATCATCGACGCCGCCTTCACCTGCTTCGCCGAGCAGGGTTATCACCCGACCGGGATCGCCGACATCGCCGCGCGGATCGGCATCGGCCACGGCACCTTCTACCGCTACTTCGAGAACAAGCGCGACATCGTCGAGCACGTCATCAACGACCTGATCGAGCGGATCGTCGAGACCCTGGGGGCCGAGAACGCCCCCGACGCCGTCGACACGCTCGAGGACTACCGTGCGCAGTCGGCGCGGATCGGCGAGGGGCTGGCGCGGATCTTCAGCCAGGACCCCCGCGTCCCGCAGTTGCTGCTGTCGGCAGCGGGCATCGATGACGCGATGCGCGAGAAGATGCTCGACCTCTTCGACCTGACCACCCCGCTGACGGCTGCGTATCTCGTTCACGGTGTCGAGGGCGGCTACCTGCGCAGCGACCTCGACGTCGAGCCCACGGCGCAAGCCATCAACGGGATGATCCTCGGCTCCGTTCTCGCCGCCCTGCGTGACCCGACACCCGAACGCCAGGCCCGGTTGAGCGCCGCCATTCGGGCTGTCATGTACGACGGCATCTCGGCCCGATGA
- a CDS encoding HNH endonuclease signature motif containing protein: MAIGCGQDEVVEMSPAAVLAFAEAEHARRLDAERNLLKAAYQWAVLHHPDRLPPGDKRGRERAKRAGGAGTPLITEYAAAAFGARIQTSPFGARKLIADAVDIVLRLPRIQGLIDTGEASSRHARHVAEATRELSESEAAWVDAEVAESCDGRLAWARFEALVEGKVAAAAPELARLKEEAAAREVFARMSRVNKHGMATYTVHGDVFTIAGIDAAVNAVADSEELKEAMPDATLNERRVAAIALLANPAAHVDPVVGPVKVKVKAYLHLYGDSPIARLEGHGPVTTDWVPHQVSRLAGARTSTNVRITPVIDLNNQAPVDAYEIPDRMREAVHLIHPGDVFPYAANTSRRMDLDHAIPYSEDGQTAVGNLGPLTRTHHRIKTHAGWEVRQPFPGIVVWRDPYGAHYLVDATGTRRVTGTPGGQCLTPAELHFTQTLVNYLAA, from the coding sequence ATGGCAATCGGGTGCGGGCAGGACGAGGTGGTGGAGATGTCGCCTGCTGCTGTTCTGGCGTTCGCCGAGGCCGAGCACGCGAGGCGTCTGGATGCTGAGCGGAACCTGTTGAAGGCTGCGTATCAGTGGGCGGTCCTGCATCACCCGGACCGGTTGCCACCGGGGGACAAGCGGGGTCGGGAGCGGGCGAAACGCGCTGGTGGTGCGGGGACTCCGTTGATCACTGAGTACGCCGCCGCAGCGTTCGGGGCCCGGATCCAGACCTCGCCGTTCGGTGCGAGGAAGTTGATCGCGGACGCGGTCGACATCGTGCTGCGGTTGCCGCGGATCCAGGGGCTGATCGACACGGGTGAGGCCAGCAGCCGCCACGCCCGCCACGTCGCCGAGGCGACCCGTGAACTGTCGGAGTCCGAGGCGGCGTGGGTCGATGCCGAGGTCGCCGAGTCCTGCGACGGAAGGTTGGCGTGGGCCCGGTTCGAGGCCCTGGTCGAGGGCAAGGTCGCCGCTGCTGCACCTGAGCTGGCGCGGTTGAAGGAAGAAGCTGCCGCGCGTGAGGTGTTCGCGCGGATGTCGCGGGTCAACAAGCACGGCATGGCCACCTACACGGTCCACGGCGACGTCTTCACCATTGCGGGGATCGATGCCGCGGTGAACGCGGTTGCCGATTCAGAGGAGCTGAAGGAGGCGATGCCCGACGCGACCCTCAACGAACGCCGTGTGGCAGCGATCGCACTGCTCGCGAACCCCGCCGCGCACGTCGACCCTGTCGTGGGGCCGGTGAAGGTCAAGGTGAAGGCCTACCTCCACCTGTACGGCGACTCACCCATCGCGAGACTCGAAGGCCACGGCCCCGTGACCACCGACTGGGTGCCACACCAGGTTTCGAGGCTCGCTGGCGCTCGCACCTCAACCAACGTACGCATCACGCCCGTGATCGACTTGAACAACCAGGCCCCGGTCGACGCGTACGAGATCCCCGATCGGATGCGCGAAGCGGTCCATCTGATCCATCCCGGCGACGTGTTCCCCTACGCCGCCAACACCAGCAGACGCATGGACCTCGACCACGCGATCCCGTACTCCGAAGACGGTCAGACCGCCGTGGGGAACCTCGGCCCACTCACAAGAACCCACCACCGGATCAAGACCCATGCGGGTTGGGAAGTGCGACAACCCTTCCCCGGGATCGTCGTGTGGCGAGATCCCTACGGGGCGCACTACCTGGTCGATGCGACCGGCACACGGAGAGTCACCGGCACCCCCGGCGGCCAGTGCCTCACGCCCGCAGAACTCCACTTCACACAGACACTCGTCAACTACCTCGCCGCCTGA
- a CDS encoding adenosylmethionine--8-amino-7-oxononanoate transaminase: protein MTALAATETLAFDREHLWHPYTSMTEPTPVRLVTEASGAVLTVDGREVVDGMSSWWSAIHGYRHPVLDAAVVDQIGSFSHVMFGGLTHEPAVELGKRLVSITPEPLQRVFLADSGSVSVEVAMKMVLQYQRGVGRPDRTRMLTVLGGYHGDTFDCMSVTDPVGGMHSMWAGLLPQQVFAPQPPAADATEAEIAAWATTLRHIADQHHHELAGIIVEPLLQGAGGMHPYPAACLQVFREIADEHGLVLVFDEIATGFGRTGHLFVSELVTPDILCVGKALTGGYLTLAAVLTTDEVARGISASESGVVMHGPTFMGNPLACAVATASIDLLLSQDWAGTVERIGTRLAAGLEPLRALPGVVDVRTIGAVGVVQLDHPVDVAAATDAAIEAGVWLRPFRDLVYAMPPYVTSDEELDLLIAGIGAAVRAG from the coding sequence ATGACTGCCCTGGCCGCCACCGAAACCCTCGCGTTCGATCGCGAGCACCTGTGGCATCCCTACACGTCGATGACCGAGCCGACGCCGGTGCGCCTGGTGACGGAGGCGTCCGGTGCGGTGCTCACGGTCGACGGTCGCGAGGTCGTCGACGGGATGTCGTCGTGGTGGTCGGCGATCCACGGCTACCGGCACCCGGTGCTCGACGCTGCGGTCGTCGACCAGATCGGCTCGTTCTCGCACGTGATGTTCGGCGGGCTCACCCACGAGCCGGCCGTCGAACTCGGCAAGCGCCTCGTCTCGATCACTCCCGAACCGCTGCAGCGAGTGTTCCTCGCCGACTCCGGATCGGTCTCCGTCGAGGTCGCGATGAAGATGGTGCTGCAGTACCAGCGGGGCGTCGGGCGCCCCGACCGCACGCGGATGCTGACCGTCCTCGGCGGCTATCACGGCGACACCTTCGACTGCATGAGCGTCACCGACCCGGTCGGCGGCATGCACTCGATGTGGGCCGGCCTGCTGCCGCAGCAGGTGTTCGCACCCCAGCCGCCTGCAGCCGACGCCACCGAGGCCGAGATCGCTGCCTGGGCAACGACGCTGCGTCACATCGCTGACCAGCACCACCACGAACTGGCCGGGATCATCGTCGAACCGCTGCTGCAAGGCGCGGGCGGCATGCACCCCTACCCGGCCGCCTGCCTGCAGGTGTTCCGCGAGATCGCCGACGAGCACGGCCTGGTGCTGGTGTTCGACGAGATCGCCACCGGCTTCGGCCGCACCGGTCATCTGTTCGTCAGCGAACTGGTCACCCCCGACATCCTCTGCGTCGGCAAGGCGCTGACCGGCGGCTACCTGACCCTTGCCGCCGTCCTCACCACCGACGAGGTCGCGCGCGGCATCTCTGCCAGTGAGTCCGGTGTCGTCATGCACGGCCCCACGTTCATGGGCAATCCGCTCGCCTGCGCGGTTGCCACCGCGTCGATCGACCTGTTGTTGTCGCAGGACTGGGCGGGCACGGTCGAGCGAATCGGAACCCGCCTCGCCGCAGGCCTCGAGCCGCTGCGGGCGTTGCCGGGCGTGGTCGACGTACGCACCATCGGCGCGGTCGGAGTGGTCCAGCTCGACCACCCCGTCGACGTCGCGGCGGCGACCGACGCCGCGATCGAGGCGGGCGTGTGGCTGCGGCCCTTCCGCGACCTCGTCTACGCCATGCCGCCGTACGTCACCAGCGACGAGGAACTCGATCTCCTCATCGCCGGAATCGGAGCGGCGGTGCGTGCCGGATGA